The following proteins are encoded in a genomic region of Oncorhynchus kisutch isolate 150728-3 linkage group LG18, Okis_V2, whole genome shotgun sequence:
- the LOC109909021 gene encoding gastrula zinc finger protein XlCGF26.1 — translation MDYESFQSQATSILAIVVEASVAEMCRVEHEASIMASCSEMSCTGDDGDQNVNTGARLVSIMHLLMKEAIRKLCRLFTECTTILQNENETLKNKLELMVTPLEKGYVVSPASAMKDGTSASSEEDCEEDDSIDCSIKECDISGINVTSTRGEGPADVDNARRVSSGTDSDPPAGDREEVKTEPTSRDPEIGVEHIHDALTDGPLVKTEDNGTNEEVSSADVTETTEHSCPRTKQIFPKRKKSFNCDQCGRRFHLSSLLKQHKRVHTGEKPFCCGQCGKKFIYLTSLNKHVLGHSKGRTFVCTVCGKTFREERALKSHEFVHSEAKPFNCLTCGQGFTTRNSLMVHQRIHTGEKPYSCTMCGKSFAQSSYLTTHKRTHSLDKPFRCAQCQKGFMTERALKSHQVVHTGLKAFKCEICGSSFGHEVNLKRHSLIHTGTKPFSCKVCRKQFNQSSTLKGHMQVHEGLKPFMCDICGRTFVYNYALRNHQQTHMDDEKKDKHRKPQSCEICGKCYSSIGTLKIHQLLHTGEKPFVCSTCGKTFTQRAACVIHQKVHTGEKSHMCSVCGKSFSLPNSLRLHERIHTGEKPYTCETCGMTFRISGNLKRHMRVHTGERPFSCEVCGKMFSQANNVKAHMQVHKAEKPYSCDNCGKSFAYVRNFKEHKCVSR, via the exons ATGGATTACGAGTCATTTCAATCACAAGCAACTTCAATTTTGGCTATTGTTGTTGAAGCGTCCGTGGCAGAAATGTGCAGAGTTGAGCATGAAGCGTCAATCATGGCATCATGTAGTGAAATGTCTTGCACTGGAGATGATGGTGATCAAAATGTCAACACAGGG GCACGGCTTGTCTCCATCATGCACCTGTTGATGAAGGAAGCCATTCGAAAGTTATGTAGGTTATTCACAGAGTGTACTACAATTCTACAAAATGAAAATGAGACCCTGAAGAATAAACTGGAATTAATGGTGACACCACTGGAAAAGG GTTATGTTGTGTCTCCTGCCAGTGCAATGAAAGATGGGACTTCTGCATCATCAGAGGAAGACTGTGAG GAGGATGACTCAATCGACTGTTCCATCAAGGAGTGTGATATCTCAGGAATCAATGTGACATCAACCAGAGGAGAGG GTCCTGCAGATGTTGATAATGCACGCAGAGTGAGTTCAGGCACAGACAGTGACCCCCCTGCAGGAGACCGAGAGGAAGTAAAAACAGAGCCCACATCAAGAGACCCGGAAATTGGCGTTGAACACATCCATGATGCTCTCACTGATGGCCCACTAGTCAAAACAGAGGACAATGGAACAAATGAAGAAGTTTCATCTGCTGATGTAACAGAAACCACAGAGCACAGCTGCCCCAGAACAAAGCAGATCTTTCCCAAAAGGAAGAAATCCTTTAACTGTGACCAGTGTGGGAGGCGTTTTCATCTGAGCAGCTTGCTGAAACAGCACAAGCGAGTtcacacgggagagaagcctttctGTTGTGGCCAATGTGGAAAGAAGTTTATATACTTAACTTCTCTCAACAAGCATGTCTTGGGTCACTCAAAAGGGAGGACTTTTGTCTGCACAGTTTGCGGAAAGACGTTCCGTGAGGAGAGAGCACTAAAGTCCCACGAGTTTGTTCATTCAGAGGCAAAACCATTCAACTGTCTGACTTGTGGACAGGGTTTCACAACAAGAAACAGTCTTATGGTGcaccagagaattcacacagGTGAAAAACCATATAGCTGCACTatgtgtggaaagagttttgcaCAATCCAGTTACCTCACGACACATAAGAGAACACACTCCCTCGACAAGCCATTTAGGTGTGCTCAGTGTCAAAAGGGTTTCATGACTGAGCGGGCATTGAAATCTCACCAGGTAGTGCACACAGGACTGAAGGCATTTAAATGTGAGATATGCGGAAGCAGTTTTGGTCACGAGGTCAACCTTAAAAGACACAGTCTGATTCACACAGGGACTAAACCGTTCAGCTGTAAGGTGTGCAGAAAGCAGTTCAACCAATCCAGCACCCTCAAAGGACACATGCAGGTACACGAAGGATTGAAGCCCTTTATGTGTGACATTTGTGGAAGAACATTTGTATACAATTACGCTCTGAGAAACCACCAGCAGACACACATGGATGATGAAAAGAAGGACAAGCACAGGAAACCACAAAGTTGTGAGATATGTGGGAAGTGCTACAGCTCCATTGGGACGCTTAAAATACACCAGCTGCTTCACACAGGTGAGAAGCCATTTGTTTGCTCCACATGTGGGAAAACCTTCACCCAGCGAGCTGCTTGTGTCATACATCAGAAGGTTCACACTGGAGAGAAGTCTCACATGTGCAGCgtgtgtgggaagagcttcagttTGCCAAACAGTCTTCGACTACATGAACGAATTCACACGGGCGAGAAACCTTACACATGTGAAACTTGTGGGATGACCTTCCGTATCAGCGGTAACCTTAAAAGGCATATGCGTGTTCATACAGGAGAGAGGCCCTTTAGCTGTGAAGTATGTGGGAAAATGTTCAGCCAAGCTAATAATGTCAAAGCTCACATGCAGGTGCACAAAGCAGAAAAGCCATACTCATGTGACAATTGTGGAAAAAGCTTTGCCTATGTAAGAAATTTCAAGGAACACAAGTGTGTCAGTAGATAA